Proteins encoded within one genomic window of Amycolatopsis sp. 2-15:
- a CDS encoding dimethylsulfonioproprionate lyase family protein yields the protein MPDRGRRTRPRLADPADEVYLPLTGARWSTDQSPYVAREPGTALHHAPAQPHAIHTDAVPLLARYLWRGDLHTRPPHRPTPLKPGLNTQTSATTTPQPQARAHT from the coding sequence GTGCCTGATCGCGGAAGGCGAACCCGCCCACGGCTGGCAGATCCGGCCGACGAGGTCTACCTGCCGCTCACCGGGGCCCGCTGGTCCACCGACCAATCCCCCTACGTCGCACGCGAACCCGGCACGGCCCTGCACCACGCCCCCGCCCAACCGCACGCCATCCACACCGACGCCGTCCCCCTCCTCGCGCGCTACCTCTGGCGCGGCGACCTCCACACCCGCCCGCCTCATCGACCCACCCCGCTGAAACCCGGCCTCAACACTCAGACGAGCGCGACGACGACCCCGCAGCCGCAAGCGCGAGCTCATACGTGA
- a CDS encoding DUF3644 domain-containing protein, translating into MQVVDASRDEAQLAVRLYNDPAETRSFEAFVVHMHLAWLYLLHGEFTRDDVDFRYWRWQGRARRLDRVDGEPKRWDLATCVRHRWPDDKDPVRANLTFFIRLRNKIEHRYARQQEALTAAVGGQSQALLLNYLKRSLRANSGPGLHLRRGCAFRCSSAVSPPKASERCGGCGHNCRSRCAPS; encoded by the coding sequence ATGCAGGTGGTGGATGCGTCCCGAGACGAGGCGCAGCTGGCTGTCCGGCTCTACAACGACCCCGCGGAGACGCGGTCGTTCGAGGCCTTCGTCGTCCACATGCACCTGGCCTGGCTGTACCTGTTGCACGGTGAGTTCACTCGTGACGACGTCGACTTCCGGTACTGGCGTTGGCAGGGGCGTGCGCGGCGTCTCGATCGAGTTGACGGCGAGCCGAAGCGGTGGGACTTGGCCACCTGTGTCCGGCACCGTTGGCCCGATGACAAGGACCCGGTCCGCGCCAACCTCACCTTCTTCATTCGCCTGCGCAACAAGATCGAGCACAGGTACGCCCGCCAGCAAGAAGCTCTCACAGCTGCCGTCGGGGGCCAGAGCCAAGCGCTGCTGCTCAACTACTTGAAGAGGAGCTTACGAGCCAATTCGGGGCCGGGGCTTCACTTGCGACGCGGTTGCGCTTTCCGGTGTTCATCGGCAGTTTCACCACCGAAGGCGAGCGAACGCTGCGGCGGCTGCGGTCACAACTGCCGGAGCCGCTGCGCACCTTCATAG